The DNA window GACAATAGAATCAATCTAAATCTTTCGTCCTTTTCTTATccaatatatcatatttatctacACTACCATCTTAGTTAATAGTAgtgtaataatatttctacTAATAGGATAACTGATAAATCAATGTCTTAGATGGCTTCTACTGGTGATAATAGTGATATTAAAATACTACCACCAGAGAATACCATAAAAGTACTATTAACTTTATGTTAGTCTATTCGCTATACCGTTGGTAGTACAAATGTTATAAACCATGGCCATCTACATTTTTCATTAATAGAccctatatatttattctacCGACCCAATCATAgcattaataaaacaaaaggatacGAAGCACAATTGTTTAGGTTGGTATATAACTCATTAACTAACGGTTCATACCCTTTCTGTCGTTTCTACTGGTAGTTTCACCCATTGATTGAAATTTGACGGTATTACGCCCCGTTCGGCAAAGggacataagttaacttatgcactaggaaaaacgtagtaataaattagtacatgattaaataattattaattactaaaaatataaaatagactaatatgatttttaaaacaacttttctatagaaaatttttgcaaaaaatacaccgtttagcggtTTGTGAAgtgtgcgcgtggaaaacgagagagtgttagttaacttatgggaTGGCCCGAACACGGCCACAGTGGCTTGATTAATTTAACCATGGAAAACGATAAGccatgataaataaataagacaataaaaataatttatggataaaaaatatatttgttattttctgtttacaaGGTTGGAAAATAGGCCATGGTAACAtttataaaatcaactataaattaagatacaaaatttaattccATACAACGAGAGCCGAATAGTATAACTCAATTTTTCAATTTGATTATAATTATATGGTTTTGTTGTTCTATTTCCAAATCTGAAACAACCAATTTCTATATACCActcaattcatttttttattattgagAAAGTATCTTGAGAGTtaacatatatactactagtcTCAGTACCTATAGTTACCGGATAtgagagatatcaaaattttatattaagacTTCTGTACCTATATGTATTCTCtcaaaaaccataaaatttctcattttATACACATTATTTGTCCAAATCCATAGTATGTTTTATAGTTCCACACgtaattgtttggtttgaCTGACACGAGTAGGACCGCGTTCGGTAGACCCAGCGAGTCATCTAAACTCTCTCGTTTTATATGcacacgttttccgaactgttaaacggtatatttttacgaaaattttctaatgaaggttgttttaaaaaatcatattaatgtattttatattttaataatattattattatttaatcatgttctagtctattactatgttttccgcacCAAACAACCCACTTTCCCCtccagccgaacgcggcctacgTCGCTCTAGAACCTTTGACAACAAATCAAAATCATCGTATCTGGGCATTCAGTGTCCTCGGATCTTTGTTAAGGCCGCAATGAAACAGGGTGATTCGATGGGAAGACAGACGTGATTGATTGCCATATAGGAATGACGGATTCAAGTTCTGGGGTCAGACACGAGCAACTGCAACTGCGGGGAGCCTACCATTGTACTCCTAGATGGATTTATGCAAAGTTATGGTTATTCAGCAATACAATTTTGTCATACTTGATAGAAATATCTCTGtatgtcaaaatttatactctaaaatttagtacattgATGTATAAAGAAAGCAGaggtataaaaatttactgcagaaaatatgatatcgaCTGGTACACTAGaggatagtaaaattgctataTTCTGAATATAAGCAGTGGTTGTTCAGACACCATCTAACCTAGGAGATATCGATGGTACACCTGATCTCAACACGGGTTCCAGAAATGTACCTAGTTAGATTCATACACGCAAAAGTTGATTAACAAGAACTACACTAGTGGCCTGAGGAGCACAGACAAAGAGGATCAATAATTAGCGAAGGTAATTATTCCGGTTTCTTGATAGATGATGCATCTGTGATTGATCTGATCGTTCACTCGTCAGCTATCTTGGTTCGTTTGTTTGTCAAGAAACCTAGGCGTTGCAGAGAAGCATGGATTTTCCTCTTGCGGCCTCATGCCAATGCACTACTCTCATCTCAGCACAAGCTGTCGTTTCGTGCTGTAGATTCTGCAAAACAAGGCGCTGGTTCTAAACATGTCTGTACTTTGTACCCCAGAAATGCGTTCTCTGTTTGCACATGTGTGTATTTAGTATTTTTCAGCACTAATATCCATTTACTATCTTTTTTTGTCAGTTGGTTTGCTTGCATAGTTATGCTTGCTTATACAGAGCATATACTCCTACATCTACAAAGTGCTGAATGCTCATTACAGAACGGACATCAAATCAATAGATTATCTGCATTTTGCGAAACAAAATCTGATTGAAACATCTAATGAGTTGCAGTAGGACAGACCTACCTGCAACTCTGCAAGGCTGGGTAGAAGTCTCTAGCTAAGATTTTCCCAAGTTGAGTGGCTGATCTGCGTCGAGTTGTAGCAATCGGATATGTGTTCTTCGTGATGTATGCCGATTTCCAATCGAAAAGCATTGTGGCAAGATGTTTATCAGGGCATCTCAATCCACACTCTGCTCCCCCACAGGGGATGCCTGCAGCCTGCTCGGCTGCCCGTTGTCCACCAAGGGAAGAGGCATAACGGCCATGAGAGCATTGACCATACGGGCCTACTTCATCGAACACGATTCACCTGTAAATATCAGTTTCAGACTcattatctgaaaaaaaaaaatcagtttcaGACTcattatctgaaaaaaaaaatcagtttcaGACTcattatctgaaaaaaaaatcagtttcaGACTATCAGTTTCACGTACTAGTAATTTTCATTGAGGTCAGTAGGTGAGGAAAGACTCGGGCAGAAAATGCTGAATTTCACATGTAATGAAAATTCAGATGCCTGACTTGGAGTATTTTGTTCTTCTGAACTGTAGTCTGAAGACAGTTACTGGTAGTACAAGATATCCTACAGGTACAGTACggcgaaaaagaaaaactgaacGTGAGCTAAACTCAATGAATGAGAGAAGCCAAGACTGCAAATTGCTGAAGAACTCCAACTGACAGGAGATTATTCAATAGTGGCAGGTCAGTTTTGACAGTGACCATCCAAGTGCAACGTCCTCTGCTCTGACATTGCTTAGCACTGCTAACCGAAGCATGCACACTGCGTAATAGAGTGGTTAGGATAACCCCTTATTGTAATCACACCTTTGCAAATCCTTAACTGCTCGGATATTTCAATCCGCTCACCCGAGATGGCAACTCTACAATTGAAATATTGTTCAGTTGCTCCAGCGCTCCATCATTAATCTGGCAATGGCGGCAATATCTGACAGGGACAATGCCAACTCCGGCCAATGGTAATTTTTGGTACGGTCGTCCTAGTTGGCACACATGCTTCGTCTCTTTGTACGAGTAGATTATGCAAATGTCAACTTACAACAAGATACAAATTCGCAATACATGGCAACGTACGTAGAGGACCAAAAATATCCATCGCTATAGTATCATTTCTTTCCCCGGGAGCCCCCaatctacaaaaaaaaaaaaaaggaatttgtTCGTCACCCGTATATCGGCGTCATGACCTCGACGTCGCGCTTTATCCGGGCATATAGTTTACAGCACCTTGCGAATTGAAAAACCACAATTATTTCGTCTAACAGCAGACAGAGGCAACGTTGCACTCGTTGTCGTTCACGGGATGACGCGCGTTTAATTATGCCCTTGGTGAGAATACAAAATCATGTATGCGTTTTTGTTTCTCGGCCAATGCTGATCCGACAACGTGTTTTTAAGGGATTAAACAATCTGAATCCCATCGAAAATTAGTCGAGAAACAGTGATCTTACACTGATTAGAATTTAGAGCTAATGAGCTATGCATGGAGCACTATACCCAGTGGTGTTCCGACAAGTAGGCCTGCCTAATCAAAAAGGCAGTGAGGACTGTAACTACTAGTACCTGCCACCTCCCAGTTGCTCagcctcttctcctctccaGCTAGCTCGATCTCCCTATAAATACTCCCGCTCATTGCTGCAACGAGCAGGCGATCAACTGAGCAAGCGAGCTAGCTAGTGTtagagctgctgctgctgcttcttcttcttctgcctCCTGAACTCACGTCCTGCGCACGTAgagctactagctagctagcttaggtCGTCAGAAATGGCCAGCAACGCCGCCTCGAGAACAAACTCCAGGGCAAACTACTCCAACGAGATCCATGATCTCTCCACGGTGCAGAACGGCAACATGCCCACCTTGTACTACGGCGAGAAGGCGATCGCCGACTTCTTCCCTCCCCACCTCCTCAAGAAGGTGAGCTAGGCTGCTGCTCAGAGGAGCTACCAAGCATGGAGCTGAATGATTGATTCTTCAGGCTTCAGAGAGCTTCTCTGTCCTGGTATTGCTTGATTTCGAGATCGAGCTGGGGTTAATGCGTGCATGCTGCCTGAATCGCCATGGCAGGTCGTGTCGGAGGTGGTGGCCACGTTCTTGCTGGTGTTCATGACGTGCGGGGCGGCCGGGATCAGCGGCAGCGACCTGTCGCGCATATCGCAGCTGGGCCAGTcgatcgccggcggcctcATCGTGACGGTGATGATCTACGCCGTCGGCCACATCTCCGGCGCCCACATGAACCCCGCCGTGACGCTCGCGTTCGCCGTGTTCAGGCATTTCCCCTGGATTCAGGTATGGAACAATAAAGCTCGAACAGAAAATCTGCATATATGTTAATTACTCTAGTTCTTGCATCAAACTATAATAGTTAACTAGCAATTTAAGCCATGCACTTCGACATGCTAGATGCCTTCTTAGTTTCTTTCAATCTGTTCTTTCCCAAAAGATGTTAGCAGAGACACCTAACCAATTGAGTGCTGATTGAATATTAGTCGCATAAGAATTTTCTGAAACGACCTTAGCTTGTTTCGCTTGTATTGTAACACCCTGACGGTATCtgtatcttgttaaatttacCTCTGATAGCTACAATTTTCGGAAAAGCTCTTATTTTATACTGACGTAGTGACGTAACCCTCTTCATTTTCGGAAAACCTTTTAAAATCACAAGGGAGAAAAATCATTGGCTAATTTAGTCCTCCCTAAGTATTTAGTTTATTGGCGCATACTTGTCAAGATGTTGCCATGGACAGGATTCTGCAAAATTAAATCTCTATTTTAGGCATATATGCCAAATTATTCAGTCTAGCTAGCTTAATGTGTCGTCGGCCGGAAAGGAAGTCAAAAGAAACAAGGCGGTATATGCTCGTGTAACTTGTTGTCCGAACCAACCAATCACATACCTTTCATGGTCATTAAATCTGTATACCATAATGATGCACACACCCGCATTGTATAAGGAATTAATGTCGTCTCTTCTGTCAACGACATGTATCGACCTTAACCCGTAGGTCCTTTTCACTACCCATTTGTCTAGCTAGCTGGAGCCTGAAAGCAAGCAACCACTCTTATACCAGCAACACAAAACAATAGTACAGCCAGACAACACGTTGGGCGCTAGCATGTGATCAatcaccaaattaattaagctcgcAATCGAACATAAGTACGAAATCTGGCATGAAACTAGCTCGTGCTAATTTGACACGATCTAGCAAGCACAAGCACCCCCCCCCCTGACAGCCaaaagatcgatcgatccactAAAGTTAGTTGCCCTGGATCACATTCCATCCACAGGGGcacttctgctgctgctagcttAGCTAGAAGACAAGGCTCCGATCGTGGTCAGGGCTTTTTTTCTCTGCCACTGCACGCAAAGCCGGGACAAGTGTCCGTGGCAGCAGAGCAGCTAATAAGCGAGAGAATTAGGCGAAAGCGGTGGCGCGCGTGGTGGTTCATGTGCCATATATTCGGTCGATAGATTGATCAGGATCTGCCGGAAATCGATCGCGGGCTAGTTGCCGCTATCTATATATTCACTAGCGCACACGCCGGTGAGGCTGACCGGAACCGATTCGATgtgccgccgcggccgtcaaTTCAGGCTTCACCAAAAGACATCTTGCAACGTGAGAAAGATACCGGGACGACTGCACTTGGATCTGCAGCTAGAGGCGCAGGGTTAAAGGGTTTAGACATCtttttcagctttttttttccttctcccgCAGAGGCTCGGGCTCCTGCCCTGTTGATTCTGACGTTTTTTTGCTCGGTGATGTGTGTGCAGGTCCCGTTCTACTGGGCGGCGCAGTTCACCGGCGCGATATGCGCGTCGTTCGTGCTCAAGGCGGTGCTCCACCCGGTCTCGGTGATCGGCACGACCACGCCCGTCGGCCCGCACTGGCACTCGCTCGTCGTCGAGGTCATCGTGACCTTCAACATGATGTTCGTcacgctcgccgtcgccacggaTACGAGAGCGGTGCGTCGCCGGCTCCCTTTCCTTTCGCCGACGACGATGGGCTTTTTTTCCATAAGAAACATGGACTCTGAccgatgttttttttcccttgtgcGCGCAGGTGGGTGAGTTGGCTGGGTTGGCGGTTGGTTCCGCGGTTTGCATTACGTCCATCTTCGCAGGGTAAATACGTTAGAAATCGACAGCCCATAACATACTAAGTATACTGATTTGTTCATTCATGACCAAGATTATTACTAATTAGGAAGATTAACTAGTACTACTAGCAAGTAGCATCTATTAGCAAGTCCAATTAGTTAATTTGTAGCCACTTGACTCTTGACTTGAAGGGGCAAAGTCAAACTAACCTGGCTAACTTATGTGTCTTGATCAATCAGCAGCCGAATTAAATAGGCtaacatacacatatatcaaCACTGGGACAGCCCAATGCACATAGATCAGTCAGCACGTAGAAACTAATTAAAACAGAATTAATAAAGTTAGCTAGAGCATGGAGACTGAGACGCGGGAAAACCGAGTGGTGATTGCAGGGCAGTGTCAGGTGGATCGATGAACCCGGCGCGGACGCTGGGGCCGGCGCTGGCGAGCAACAAGTTCGACGGGCTGTGGATCTACTTCCTCGGCCCCGTGATGGGCACGCTCTCCGGCGCGTGGACCTACACCTTCATCCGCTTCGAGGACACCCCCAAGGAAGGCTCCTCGCAGAAGCTCTCCTCCTTCAAGCTCCGCCGCCTGCAGAGCCAgcagtccgtcgccgccgacgacgacgagatggAGAACATCCAAGTGTGATGATTGACCTGCTGCCGCTATGGTCACGGCGCCGTCATTGTCACTAGCTTAATTAAGCTTACGTCGTTGTGTGTTTGTTGTCGCGTCGTCaatctgctgcttctgcttgtACCATGGATCAGCGCACGCCGGAGAGAgtgttataaattaaaaacgCGCGCGCGTACGCGGGGGAAGTGTTGCGCTGGCTTTGCTTGGTTGTCGTGTGGGATGTACGTAGAGTGCTCGCTCTGTTAATTCAGGGGCTGGAGCCTGCTAATTTTGGGCGTGTGCGTGGGCTTGTGCATCAGTCTGCCGTCAATTGTGCGTGTGCCAAGTGTATCTCTCCTGCGGTTGCTTGTTCCACTTCACCCAAAAGTAATTAAAGGTGTCACGTTCTCTCTCTCCTATATAAAACATCtgtgacttttttatattgctGCAAGGGTTGCATTAATCATTCCCtcaatgattaattaaccGATTATCTTGCTAACAAGCTGGTTGACCTTACGCGATGAGTTTTTGTCCCGTACAACTATTTGTACCGGTAGGTACGGTACGGAATtgtatccatccatccatccatagtTAGAAGGGTACagattaggagagagaaattcATCGATCCAGGCCGAGCATATTGTACATTGCTTGTCTCTCCGCGGCGGCTCGTTCTCTTTCCTGTTACAGCACGGTGCCGCCTCCACTCGTCGAGCttgtcgacggcggcgcggagatTCTCCAACTTCACGTTGGTGGTGGCCGCCATCTACGCCACTGGCGGTGTGATTCGAGAGGCTTCCAAAGGACGGGAGGAGCTGTCAgatgagaggagaggagacgagtgtgtgtgcgcgcgcgtgAGGAATTTCGAAGCACTGGGTTTTCTTTATGAATCCTCCATCTCGTCACTGCGGCCGCCACAacctcgccgctgccgccgccttgctTCCGCCGGCCAGGAACTGCCTCGCACGGATTTACCACCGTATCGCTTCCGCTGGCTGGGACCACCGCGACGGTCACCACCTCCCACCACACATCAGATTAGAGGGGATTGAAAACCCTAGTTTCCTAGCATGGTACAACACATGCTACCCAcgtaaaaagtcaaaaatacCCTTCCACCATTTTATGTGTTCCGATACAACATGGGTATTGTATGGACGGTCAAGATTTGGTACTGGCCTGCAAAAGAGGTACCTGCCGTAAGGGAGAAATGTTCTTACACAATACCGTGGGTCATTGGAAAGAGGATTGCCACGAGAGATAGGCTCTGTCGTGGACATGAACACTTGTTGAGAAAAATGTACAAGCAACACTAAAACTTAGAAAACATACAAACAACAATATCTAGAGATATCAAAgtttatattacaaaatatgatAGCTCCTGttaatttctctaaaatttctcTTATTGTCTCTTCACGCTCTAATGCACTATGGGCGCATTATCAAGAGACTAGTTTGGCTAATTAGCGCAAGCAAAACGTTGAaagttattagcatatatgattaattaagtattaactattgtaactaaaaaatgaattaatctatttttaagcaactttcatatttttttttaaaaaaatacatatcatttagtagtttggaaagTATGCACATGGAAAAAGGAGAAACATTAACCCTCACTGGCATTTGCGTACGCACCCTATATGCATATAATCATTTAGCCTAGATACCAAGATAGATTCACCAACTTTCACTTTTATGGATATTTGCTCCCAAAATATCATCCAAATACTTGtggaaagatataaaaaaaatcttgacgAGTATATAAGGCATTCTTGGAAGGCATCACTATCCTTGGATTATAAGCCCAAGACATGTGATTGATGCAACCAAAATTAATGTTAGGTAAAATTGCTGTATTTTAACTGTCTAAAATCAAATGCTAAatgaaaatgatgaaaaaaaaactaaattaactGTAAATTTAAGCTCTATAAATTGGTTGCTCAAACAGGCATATCCTATTGAATCGTTGTCCCATAAACTACTAACAGAGGAGCAGATAGGGATTGTGCCCACGTTGATGAGCTTGAACTTTAAAATTTGCATGAAACTATATTATCTAACCAAATGCATGAGACACTGAAATGaatcatattttatcactCCAGGGTGGTCCTTAGCTGTAGCTTTCGAGTTTTTTTAGACTACTCGATCAAACCAGTATCAAGAGAATAATTGGTGTTATCCATTGTTCTTATCTAATCTAAACGGATTAAAGTACATGCTTATTCTTATATACTACTACATCCGGTGAGATTCCGGTCATCCGGAACAGATAGCACAAGCATATACTATGTGCTTTTTTCCTCTGCCTTTTCATCTTTCCTTTTGCTTTGGATATGATGTGTAATTTAGTTCCAGTGCGTAAATTTAGTATATTTACCCATCTAATGATTCTGTAATCGTATAGTCATTTTCCTCtacatgacaattaaggatgTATCCCTCGGCGGAAAACGGTGGATCACTAGCTTTCTCCAGAAAAGAAAGACAGAACGAAAGAAAATCCTGGTTTGGAATCGGCAAGCTGCGGATGATATTTGCTATGCAGTCTATAAATAATCATTACCTCTCTAATAACGAGTGATCAGGCTCACATGTTCATATGGTGGGCTCCACGTCATTTCGTGAGAGACAACAATATACAATCATGACGACGCAACCAGTGCAAcaatcaacaaattaaaagAAGTCCATCAATTCGATGATGTAATTATGTAAGGCTGCTTTTCACTAAAAGATCTTGTGATGTGTTCAGTCGACAATTTTCTAACAGCCAGCGTATAAACTACTTCATCCACcctaaaataagttaatttatattcTCCATCATTTATTCCTAATTAAATAAGCTTACTTCATGGTATCTTatcaaggatgaaaaaatgctcataaaaatataagaaattttacggtccttaaAGAAGGTACCAGAAGATACGTGTAAAATTCTAgcacctcttggtacctaagTACTtggagataccaaattttacaataagGGCTTATTTATCAGAGTTTTACTTTCATTCTTCCTTttcattcttcttttttaccttgatataccggtatctcgcgataccaaatcgtttctgaccgttgGATCTAGgagtaaaactttatttatcatccttgaaaagtaactcaagttaccaagaattttagtacaaatttttggtacctcaaggtacaatGTACCTCAAATTACTACACTTTTAacactaaaaagtgtggtaccttaaggtacttttttaaggatagtaaaaaaacttacactaaaattttggtacctctcaaTACATATACTCAagtatagtaaaattgctctaaaaatatatagctagAAGCTGAAAAATCTGTCTTTTCACATTCTCATCCATTAGCtacttatatgtttttatatttttaggtttttttaatatccttaaaaatatcttgagataccaaaaaaattagtgtaaaattctgataccttaagatactaaatctttacactgaaaaatatgatatctcaagatattttttcaacaatattaaaaaaccTCATATTTCTTAAAATCTAAAACTCTCTCTCAGTTCTCTATAGGAGGATCGGAAAAGAGGCTTTGTCTTGTACTCTCATACAATGTTTCCCCCCTTTCCACTGCCGAGCACCAAAACACACCTAGCTGACAGACCAAGCTATCTGTATGAACAGTGATCTACTACTGTTCAACACTGACTACTGTTCGCACTAGCAAGTGCCGTCTATGAACATATATGGAATAAGAGACAAAAGATGACCACACTTCCACATAATTAAGGACGACATGCTTGATTCTTCAGACCCCACTTGAGACGAGAATACAGTGCTACAATCAGGCCAAAAAGCTGCCCCAGTAACCCTTGCACGTCGCCTGTTGCTCCACAGCCGTTTTCGCTGTCATGCATGGCCTCACAGCGCAGGACGAACGATCACCCGGAGCTGAAAATCACCCGGAGGGGTCGCTGTTATTCGATCGAAGCAAGCATCGCCATTGTTGCAGGggtcccctcctcctcctcctccccgagcATCTCAAAACAGTCGCCGAATGGCAGCTCGATCGTCAGCTCTTCCCGCTGCAGCTAGCCGCCTGTCGTCGTGGATGGCCTCCCCGCCATCAGTGTAAGCTGAAGCTGTGGCCGTTAATTGCTCGACTTTGCGTACGCCCGGCGCCGGGACCCGCCGGCCGTGCATGGTCGGCTTGAACATCTGTGCgtcggtcgccgtcgtcaccgaATTTCAGGCCGCTGTTGGACAGAAAGCAGCATATTCTGGTGTCGTGCACGAAGAATATCTAGAACGAGCCCTAGATGTTGTAGACTTGTAGGTATTTTGCAAGAGAAGGGAATTTTATAGCCACTTCCTTGTTCATATATAGCTAGAAAAACCAGGAATACGGCGCAAAAGTATGGTTGATCGGTGCTTTGGTAAAAATTTACCAGTATAttgttgcatatatatttggagagcatttttcttattcttgagaaggtaccatgaggtaccattgtttgctaaaatttagtatcttttgttatctaaggtaccaagagataccaaattttacgaagaaaacagtggtaccttaaagatggtaaaattgctcatatttGGAAGTGCATTGTATGGTTAGCACTTGTCAGTAGtacttttcaaagaaaaaacttgTCAGTAATGTGCATGTATCGTTCCAGCATACTGCGTTGCGTGTGcaagcacgcacgcacgcagaaGTGCAGAACCAAACTGTATCACGGCGGGCGCCGGATTTGCGGAAAGCAAAGCTGATCATAGGCCCAGCACGCGCACTCACGCGGATCAGTTCCTCCACATTCCAGACCTGATCGGCCTGCGCCTGCCTACACCACGAGATTGAATGAGATTGATCGACCATACTAGATGACAAacgagcatgcatgcacgcagcCACATATTGCATGCACCGATAGGTGACTGATCACCGGTGCATCACAAGTAGTCGCAGTGAAACTGAAATGAGGTTTCTCTAAAATGACAAGCGGTCGCTAGTTAGTAGCGTCTCCTGAATCTTCTCTGCATGCATCCCCATGTGACACGTCAGTTCAGCGTTAGAAGCACGTCGCAGAATTGTACTGAACGGTCATGCAGGTTCAGGCCACCAATCACAGTCATGAGGACCTGCAAAACGAAGCACGCATCCTCACCGCCTTATCGCATTTCACGTGCATGCTGGCCATCCCGTCCCGGTGTACTTTCAAGCGGTCGCCGGCCGTCCATGGCCTGGTGATATCTTTACATTCCATCTATCAGAGCGATCGACCCCCGGCCACCCGGCGCCACTTCTGACATCCCGGCCATCCTCGCCACCACGCCGAAAgacacaccaccaccaccaccaccaccaccaccaccacggcgaAATCCGCGTAGCAATCGCGTCGCGTACTCGCGTAGCGCTCCTGCACGCGGGCGGTTGATTTGCCCGCCCGGACGAGGTGGCGACACACGCACGGGTTGGGTGGTCGTTCGATcggtcgccggcgcgcgcctTTTGATCCGCGGGGATCTTTTTTCGAAGTTTTGTTCTGAATTccgatccaacaaaaaaaatatcccgAAGCACCGTTAACTCACGGTATTAAAtcgtttcatattattcatattattaaatCTAGCTAATCTAACgttcagaaataatttattagagcagatacaatagcatgctataagtcagctataaacatattttaaaaagataaaaggg is part of the Oryza brachyantha chromosome 2, ObraRS2, whole genome shotgun sequence genome and encodes:
- the LOC102722740 gene encoding aquaporin NIP2-1, with protein sequence MASNAASRTNSRANYSNEIHDLSTVQNGNMPTLYYGEKAIADFFPPHLLKKVVSEVVATFLLVFMTCGAAGISGSDLSRISQLGQSIAGGLIVTVMIYAVGHISGAHMNPAVTLAFAVFRHFPWIQVPFYWAAQFTGAICASFVLKAVLHPVSVIGTTTPVGPHWHSLVVEVIVTFNMMFVTLAVATDTRAVGELAGLAVGSAVCITSIFAGAVSGGSMNPARTLGPALASNKFDGLWIYFLGPVMGTLSGAWTYTFIRFEDTPKEGSSQKLSSFKLRRLQSQQSVAADDDEMENIQV